The sequence below is a genomic window from Desulfovibrio sp. Huiquan2017.
AAAGATTTTTTAGAGCACAATCTGTCAGGTTCTGATTTTGAAATTGCATTTATTAAACAGCGAAGAAGTGATTTGATAAAAAAAAATAAATACAATAAAAATATTGAAGATTTATTTTTTGATATTGATTCATTTTGTTCTGACGCCCAATTAATTGAGACCGGTGATATTACAGAAGAACAACTTAGAGAGAAATGCTTTCTTATGCTTGAAATATTAGAGAATTGATAGCCAGAAGCATGTATTGTCCCATGCAACTCCAGATCCTCAAAAAAACATAGCATACAGTGTTCAATGTCCATAAAAATCAAATTCTTGGATTAGTAGACGAAGGCTGGATAAATAGAGGAAATTATAGGGTAGAATGGAATTTATGGGT
It includes:
- a CDS encoding colicin immunity domain-containing protein, translated to MDTTIVYVKLIKDFLEHNLSGSDFEIAFIKQRRSDLIKKNKYNKNIEDLFFDIDSFCSDAQLIETGDITEEQLREKCFLMLEILEN